One genomic window of Solanum dulcamara chromosome 12, daSolDulc1.2, whole genome shotgun sequence includes the following:
- the LOC129875817 gene encoding uncharacterized protein LOC129875817, whose amino-acid sequence MIDKSWIESPIRSKEFSDGVVQFLEFAFSNASINGKILCPCILCGFSIMRNRAEVFSHLLQRGFPEKYTCWHMHGENRAQSNVESLPRVHNEPARHYPMHDMLNDVFGVFDNNEFQDFSPSNLLNNDNPKGDEGKSQEEREEIKKLLEDGNQELYDGCRKYSKLSFIVHFYHIKVLCGATDKSFSMILDLLKDAFPQAKLPSSFYESKKMIKKLGLSYNKIDGCPNHCMLYWGSSGDENRDKCKVCNTSRYISDENGVGANIVIDDQHRKKRKPAKVLWYFPLIPRLKRLYMCSKTAELLKWHATKANPDGLLRHPRDGKTWKHFDSFYPDFASETRNVRLALATDGFNPFGNLSSSVSIWPVMLYIYNYPPWCFMKQTFLVMSMIIPGPKMPGNSIDVYLQPLIAELKQLWNGVNAYDSSTKEMFQLRAALMWTISDFPGLDNLSGWNTHTLLACPSCNYDTDSIRLKFGRKNCFMGHRRFLPHDHKYRYNKKSFNGFEEHRPAPIPPSGLTLLR is encoded by the coding sequence ATGATTGACAAGAGTTGGATTGAGAGTCCAATTAGATCGAAAGAATTCTCGGATGGTGTTGTTCAATTTTTAGAATTTGCCTTTTCAAATGCATCTATTAATGGAAAAATTTTATGTCCTTGTATTTTATGTGGATTTTCTATTATGCGCAATAGAGCTGAAGTGTTTAGTCATCTGCTTCAAAGGGGGTTTCCAGAAAAGTATACTTGTTGGCATATGCATGGCGAAAATCGTGCTCAATCGAATGTAGAATCATTACCCCGAGTACATAATGAGCCGGCTAGACACTATCCTATGCATGATATGTTGAATGATGTTTTTGGTGTATTTGATAATAatgaatttcaagattttaGTCCATCAAATCTACTAAATAATGACAATCCTAAAGGTGATGAAGGTAAGAGtcaagaagagagagaggaAATTAAGAAGTTGTTGGAGGATGGGAATCAAGAACTTTATGATGGTTgtagaaaatatagtaaattgTCATTCATTGttcatttttatcatattaaggTCTTATGTGGTGCAACAGATAAATCATTTTCAATGATTCTTGACCTTTTAAAAGATGCTTTTCCCCAAGCGAAACTACCATCATCATTTTATGAGTCAAAAAAGATGATTAAGAAATTAGGTTTGAGCTACAATAAGATTGATGGATGTCCGAACCATTGTATGCTATATTGGGGATCATCAGGGGATGAGAATAGAGATAAATGCAAGGTCTGTAATACTTCCAGGTATATATCAGATGAAAATGGTGTTGGTGCAAATATTGTAATTGATGACCAACATAGAAAGAAGCGAAAGCCAGCAAAAGTGTTGTGGTACTTCCCACTTATACCTAGACTGAAAAGGCTATACATGTGCTCTAAAACTGCAGAACTGTTGAAGTGGCATGCTACAAAAGCTAATCCAGATGGGTTATTACGACATCCTAGAGATGGAAAAACGTGGAAACATTTTGATTCATTCTATCCAGACTTTGCTTCAGAGACTCGTAATGTGCGACTTGCTTTAGCTACGGATGGTTTCAATCCATTTGGAAATCTAAGTTCCAGTGTTAGCATTTGGCCTGTGatgttatatatttataattatccTCCATGGTGTTTTATGAAGCAAACTTTTCTTGTCATGTCGATGATAATTCCTGGTCCTAAAATGCCTGGAAATAGCATTGACGTTTACTTGCAACCTCTAATTGCTGAGTTAAAACAATTATGGAATGGTGTAAATGCTTATGATTCCTCAACTAAGGAAATGTTCCAATTGCGTGCTGCATTGATGTGGACCATAAGTGATTTTCCAGGTCTTGATAACTTGTCTGGGTGGAATACACATACATTACTTGCTTGTCCATCATGTAATTATGATACAGATTCTATAAGGCTAAAGTTTGGTAGAAAAAATTGCTTTATGGGACATCGTCGTTTTTTGCCACATGATCACAAATATAGGTACAATAAGAAGTCTTTTAATGGTTTTGAGGAGCATAGACCTGCACCTATCCCACCATCAGGATTAACCTTGTTAAGATAA
- the LOC129877705 gene encoding probable serine/threonine-protein kinase WNK4: MINHLTCKMTMLRKIPMDDMFDIMRYWAREHSRLFNAFDLLEGIEVAWSRVKIEDVMQSPESLRKLYSEVHLLRQLKHDNVM, translated from the exons ATGATCAACCACCTTACTTGCAAGATGACTATGTTGAGAAAGATCCCAATGGACGATATGTTCGA TATAATGAGGTATTGGGCAAGGGAGCATTCAAGACT CTTCAATGCATTTGACTTACTTGAGGGTATTGAAGTTGCATGGAGCCGAGTGAAAATTGAGGACGTAATGCAGTCACCAGAAAgtttgagaaaattatattcagAAGTTCATCTTTTGAGACAATTGAAACATGACAATGTAATGTAG